Proteins found in one Aneurinibacillus uraniidurans genomic segment:
- a CDS encoding thioredoxin family protein, producing MDECTELSEIKAHIERHEISLVFIKMANCGVCDVVFEKTERLLQKYPRVKSVAVSIEKTPAIAGEFLVFTAPTILLFLHGKEVLRQSRFVRFEQLEEALDRTESM from the coding sequence ATGGATGAATGTACCGAGTTATCTGAGATAAAAGCACACATAGAGCGCCACGAAATAAGTTTAGTGTTCATTAAAATGGCGAATTGCGGAGTCTGTGATGTTGTATTTGAGAAGACAGAGAGATTGCTTCAAAAATATCCGCGGGTCAAAAGCGTTGCGGTATCCATTGAAAAAACGCCTGCGATTGCAGGAGAATTTCTTGTATTTACCGCACCAACGATTTTGTTGTTTCTACACGGAAAAGAAGTTTTACGTCAATCAAGGTTTGTTAGGTTTGAACAATTGGAAGAAGCGCTGGATCGAACGGAAAGCATGTGA
- a CDS encoding acyl-CoA thioesterase codes for MNAKPSKLSRCVKANVVLPPDTQHHYTLFGGRLMQLIDEVAVLSATRHARRPCVTASTDSVDFLSPVRVGDSICLVAYVTWTSRTSMEVFIRSTAEDLMTGERRIAAVSFQTLVAVDDMGKPMPIPGVIPETEEEKYLFKTAPERAIARKTHREQTKDLIENLTHINTNHLDVNEQLYGVVNG; via the coding sequence ATGAATGCAAAGCCAAGTAAACTTTCGCGTTGCGTTAAAGCAAACGTTGTACTTCCACCCGATACGCAACATCATTACACGCTGTTCGGGGGCCGACTGATGCAGTTGATTGACGAGGTGGCGGTATTGTCTGCTACGCGTCATGCGAGACGGCCATGTGTAACAGCCTCCACAGATTCCGTCGATTTTCTTTCTCCTGTACGAGTGGGAGATTCCATATGCCTGGTTGCGTATGTTACGTGGACAAGTCGGACTTCGATGGAAGTATTCATCCGCTCTACAGCCGAAGACTTGATGACAGGGGAACGCCGGATTGCAGCGGTATCGTTCCAGACGCTTGTGGCCGTAGATGATATGGGAAAACCAATGCCGATTCCGGGTGTTATTCCGGAGACGGAGGAAGAAAAGTATTTATTTAAAACTGCACCGGAGCGGGCGATTGCACGCAAAACGCACCGGGAACAGACGAAAGATCTGATTGAGAATCTGACACACATTAATACGAATCATCTGGATGTGAATGAGCAGTTGTACGGGGTGGTAAACGGATAG
- a CDS encoding cupredoxin domain-containing protein: MKKKMVILFATSIVTASMLSACGTSTKQADSSSAPATTSSSSQASAPAATSSSSQTPAPVAKAANNQAPAGKTVEVKVMAKDFEFDKKEIRVKKGDKVKITLMSDDGGHGFEIPDYKVNIKGNGSAEFVADKAGTFQYDCSVMCGSGHDKMTGKLIVE, encoded by the coding sequence ATGAAAAAGAAAATGGTTATTTTGTTTGCGACTTCTATTGTAACAGCTTCCATGCTAAGTGCTTGTGGAACGAGCACGAAGCAGGCTGACAGTTCTTCGGCTCCTGCTACAACATCATCAAGCAGTCAAGCATCAGCTCCGGCTGCGACATCATCAAGCAGCCAGACTCCTGCTCCAGTTGCGAAAGCTGCGAATAATCAGGCTCCTGCTGGAAAAACAGTAGAAGTCAAAGTCATGGCAAAAGATTTTGAGTTTGATAAAAAAGAAATCCGTGTCAAAAAAGGGGACAAGGTAAAAATCACCCTGATGAGTGACGACGGTGGACACGGCTTCGAAATTCCAGACTACAAGGTGAACATTAAAGGAAACGGAAGCGCAGAGTTTGTCGCAGATAAAGCTGGTACGTTCCAATATGACTGTTCCGTGATGTGCGGAAGTGGTCACGATAAAATGACTGGAAAATTGATTGTCGAATAA
- the mnmH gene encoding tRNA 2-selenouridine(34) synthase MnmH codes for MFQDINIQELLERHARGELMLVDVRSPAEFAEATIPGSVNIPIFDNAERAEVGTLYKQVSVDAAKERGLEIVSSKLPRFIKQFQQYDSQLAVFCWRGGMRSKTTATLLSLMGIRALRLAGGVRAYRKWVVERLAQYDLHPRAVVLGGNTGSGKTHILHRLKEQGYPILDLEAAAGHRGSIFGEIGLQSNNQKSFDALLLNQLEEVKDAPYVVLEAESRRIGKILLPEFIMQAKISGVHIIVQLPLHERVRIIMEDYRPEEHKEECLGAFLKIKNRIHTPVAAEIERHLLNDEYEAAIRLLIEYYYDPRYQYMERMYIEEPILIQADCVEEAVEAVKRHLNLSFSV; via the coding sequence TTGTTTCAAGATATAAACATTCAGGAATTACTTGAACGACATGCTAGAGGGGAGCTTATGCTAGTCGATGTTCGTTCTCCTGCGGAATTTGCAGAAGCTACCATTCCGGGAAGTGTGAACATTCCTATTTTTGATAATGCGGAACGGGCCGAAGTCGGTACACTCTATAAGCAAGTGAGTGTGGATGCCGCGAAAGAACGTGGGTTAGAAATTGTTTCAAGTAAGCTACCTCGTTTTATTAAACAATTTCAGCAGTATGATTCTCAACTGGCTGTTTTTTGTTGGCGGGGAGGCATGCGAAGCAAAACAACGGCGACGTTACTTTCGCTTATGGGCATACGTGCTTTACGCCTAGCTGGAGGAGTACGGGCCTATCGGAAATGGGTAGTCGAAAGGCTTGCGCAATACGATCTTCATCCACGTGCGGTTGTTCTGGGAGGAAATACAGGCTCTGGAAAAACGCATATTCTTCACCGCTTAAAAGAGCAAGGTTATCCGATACTTGATCTGGAAGCAGCGGCCGGGCATCGTGGTTCGATTTTCGGGGAAATTGGATTGCAATCGAATAATCAGAAGTCTTTCGATGCCTTATTATTGAATCAGCTTGAGGAAGTGAAGGATGCTCCTTATGTAGTGCTGGAAGCGGAAAGTCGACGAATCGGTAAGATTTTGCTTCCTGAGTTTATCATGCAAGCTAAAATTAGCGGCGTCCATATCATCGTGCAATTACCGCTGCATGAACGTGTGCGGATTATCATGGAAGACTATCGTCCCGAGGAGCATAAAGAGGAGTGCCTAGGGGCTTTCCTAAAAATAAAGAATCGAATTCATACCCCGGTCGCAGCGGAAATTGAACGTCACCTCCTGAACGATGAATACGAAGCGGCGATTCGCTTATTAATTGAGTATTATTATGATCCACGCTATCAATATATGGAGCGGATGTATATAGAAGAGCCTATTCTCATTCAGGCTGACTGTGTGGAAGAAGCTGTTGAAGCGGTGAAACGTCATCTGAACCTCTCTTTTTCAGTTTGA
- the selD gene encoding selenide, water dikinase SelD — MSTNNNLKLTALSTKGGCGCKIGPMDLAQVLQRLPKTEPHPNLLVGLDTSDDAGVFKISDDLALVQTLDFFTPIVNDPYSFGQVAAANALSDIYAMGGKPLTVMNIVAFPIHKLDKQVLAEILQGAAEKVREAGATLVGGHSIDDNEPKFGLAVTGLVHPDHVKTNANAQAGDQLILTKPIGVGILTTAIKNDRLHEEEIERVTKVMTTLNKVAAETMANYTVHACTDVTGFGLLGHALEMAKGSQVGITIERSNVPVLPRVRELAESGCMPGGTKNNFAHVESSVQFADDLDAIDRYVLCDAVTSGGLLISVANQDAEKLLEALVHAGVEAKRIGYVTDENPRRITVL, encoded by the coding sequence ATGTCGACGAACAATAATCTGAAGTTAACTGCCTTATCAACGAAGGGAGGTTGTGGATGTAAAATTGGTCCTATGGATTTGGCGCAAGTACTTCAGCGTTTACCTAAGACCGAGCCGCATCCGAATCTGCTTGTTGGTCTGGATACGAGTGACGATGCCGGAGTATTTAAGATTTCAGACGATCTGGCACTCGTGCAAACACTCGACTTCTTTACGCCTATTGTGAATGATCCGTATTCATTTGGACAGGTTGCGGCAGCGAACGCCCTCAGCGATATTTATGCAATGGGAGGAAAACCGCTTACGGTTATGAATATCGTAGCCTTTCCTATCCACAAATTGGACAAACAAGTTCTTGCGGAAATTTTGCAAGGTGCAGCTGAAAAAGTGCGCGAGGCCGGAGCGACTCTCGTTGGCGGCCATTCGATCGATGACAATGAGCCAAAATTTGGTCTTGCTGTAACGGGGCTCGTTCATCCAGATCATGTGAAAACGAATGCAAATGCCCAGGCGGGAGATCAGTTGATTTTAACAAAACCGATCGGGGTCGGCATTTTGACAACAGCGATTAAGAATGATCGGCTTCATGAAGAGGAGATTGAACGTGTTACGAAGGTTATGACCACTTTGAATAAAGTGGCTGCGGAAACAATGGCGAATTATACCGTACATGCATGCACAGATGTTACGGGCTTTGGTCTGCTTGGACATGCACTGGAAATGGCAAAAGGCAGTCAGGTTGGGATTACCATTGAACGATCTAACGTACCAGTTTTGCCCCGTGTACGTGAGTTGGCTGAGAGTGGGTGCATGCCTGGAGGTACGAAAAATAATTTTGCACATGTTGAAAGTTCGGTGCAGTTTGCAGATGATCTTGACGCGATCGATCGGTATGTTTTGTGTGATGCGGTCACTTCAGGTGGATTATTGATTTCGGTTGCGAATCAAGACGCGGAGAAGCTGCTAGAAGCATTGGTGCATGCTGGCGTTGAGGCGAAACGGATTGGATATGTGACGGATGAAAATCCAAGACGCATAACCGTTTTGTGA